Proteins encoded together in one Micromonospora kangleipakensis window:
- a CDS encoding MarR family winged helix-turn-helix transcriptional regulator, producing MAAADDVDVIVEQWRRERAGMRPEPMAVFGRIYRLARLVGDRQEKVYAGWGIGRGEFDVLAALRRSGEPYTLAPKALAAGLMLTSGGMTGRLDRLEGAGLVRRTPDPADRRGLRVTLTESGRRVVEESVDAGLAVQRQILDALPPEDQARLADLLRTLLAAAEAEG from the coding sequence GTGGCAGCAGCGGACGACGTCGACGTGATCGTCGAGCAGTGGCGACGGGAACGGGCCGGGATGCGGCCCGAGCCGATGGCCGTCTTCGGTCGGATCTACCGGCTGGCCCGGCTGGTCGGCGACCGCCAGGAGAAGGTCTACGCCGGCTGGGGCATCGGCCGCGGCGAGTTCGACGTGCTCGCCGCGCTGCGCCGCTCCGGCGAGCCGTACACGCTCGCGCCGAAGGCGCTCGCCGCCGGGCTGATGCTCACCTCCGGCGGAATGACCGGCCGGCTGGACCGGCTGGAAGGGGCCGGCCTGGTCCGGCGTACGCCCGATCCGGCGGACCGGCGCGGGCTGCGGGTCACCCTCACCGAGTCCGGTCGCCGGGTGGTCGAGGAGTCGGTCGACGCCGGGCTCGCCGTGCAGCGGCAGATCCTCGACGCGCTGCCGCCCGAGGACCAGGCCCGCCTGGCCGACCTGCTGCGGACGCTGCTCGCCGCCGCCGAGGCGGAGGGCTGA
- a CDS encoding SigE family RNA polymerase sigma factor: MDEDERARLADFVASRTPALMRVAYLLTGDRHAAEDLVQSALAKTIPKWRTLRHADPEGYLRAVMYREQVSWWRRLRRRRETTLTGADEAVQADLSGNTDVRLAMRAALRRLPPAQRTVLVLRYYEDLTETQVAELLDCSIGTVRSRTHRAVARLRQLLPDVELLEVRP, from the coding sequence GTGGACGAGGACGAACGGGCCCGGCTGGCCGACTTCGTGGCGAGCCGGACCCCGGCGCTGATGCGGGTCGCGTACCTGCTCACCGGGGACCGGCACGCCGCCGAGGACCTGGTCCAGTCGGCGCTGGCCAAAACCATCCCGAAGTGGCGGACGCTGCGGCACGCCGACCCGGAGGGTTACCTGCGCGCGGTCATGTACCGCGAGCAGGTGAGCTGGTGGCGGCGGCTGCGGCGACGCCGGGAGACGACGCTCACCGGGGCCGACGAGGCGGTCCAGGCGGACTTGAGCGGTAACACCGACGTACGGCTGGCGATGCGCGCCGCCCTGCGCCGGCTGCCGCCCGCGCAGCGCACGGTGCTGGTCCTGCGCTACTACGAGGACCTCACCGAGACCCAGGTGGCCGAGCTGCTGGACTGCTCGATCGGGACGGTCCGCAGCCGCACCCACCGGGCGGTGGCCCGGCTGCGCCAGCTCCTGCCGGACGTCGAACTCCTGGAGGTACGGCCGTGA
- a CDS encoding DNA-3-methyladenine glycosylase 2 family protein: protein MELDFERCYRAVDSRDQRFDGWFYTGVTSTGIYCRPSCPATTPKRQNVRFFPSAAAAQGAGLRACRRCRPDAAPGSPQWDVRADVVGRAMRLIADGVVDRDGVPGLAARLGYTERHLHRMLRAELGAGPLALARAQRAQTARILIETTGLGMAEIAFAAGFGSVRQFNDTVREVYAAAPSELRISRGGRPATGGAGTITLRLAYRPPLHATALLDFLALRALPGVEEVRDGTYRRGLRLPHGAGEVALTPADGHVSATLRLADMRDLAPAVARCRRLLDLDADPVAIDETLAQDPALAAAVAVEPGVRLPRAVDGFEMALRAITTQQVSLQSARTTLTRLLQAATPTPTGPGDHEVVAHGHGVSEQQLHDQRERERGPGAALRGFVSAGEVVGLGDSAFGMPVARRETIRALARAVVDGELELEPGGDREETVRRLTALPGIGPWTAGYVAMRALGDPDVFLPTDLAVRRGAAALGLPTDPKTLDAYADRWRPWRSYAVIRLWRAA, encoded by the coding sequence GTGGAGTTGGACTTCGAACGGTGCTACCGGGCCGTGGACAGCCGTGACCAGCGGTTCGACGGCTGGTTCTACACCGGCGTGACCTCGACCGGGATCTACTGCCGGCCGTCCTGCCCGGCGACGACGCCGAAGCGGCAGAACGTCCGGTTCTTCCCGTCCGCCGCCGCCGCGCAGGGCGCCGGGCTGCGGGCCTGCCGCCGCTGCCGCCCCGACGCCGCCCCGGGCTCCCCGCAGTGGGACGTCCGCGCCGACGTGGTCGGGCGGGCGATGCGGCTGATCGCCGACGGGGTGGTCGACCGGGACGGCGTACCGGGGTTGGCGGCCAGGCTCGGCTACACCGAGCGGCACCTGCACCGGATGCTCCGCGCCGAACTGGGTGCCGGACCGCTCGCGCTGGCCCGCGCCCAGCGCGCCCAGACCGCCCGGATCCTCATCGAGACCACCGGCCTGGGCATGGCCGAGATCGCGTTCGCCGCCGGGTTCGGCAGCGTCCGGCAGTTCAACGACACGGTCCGGGAGGTGTACGCGGCCGCCCCGTCCGAGCTGCGGATCAGCCGGGGCGGCCGGCCCGCGACCGGCGGGGCGGGCACGATCACGCTGCGGCTGGCGTACCGGCCGCCGCTGCACGCGACGGCGCTGCTCGACTTCCTCGCGCTACGGGCGTTGCCCGGCGTGGAGGAGGTCCGCGACGGGACGTACCGCCGGGGGTTGCGGCTCCCGCACGGGGCCGGCGAGGTCGCGCTGACCCCCGCCGACGGGCACGTCTCCGCGACGCTGCGGCTGGCCGACATGCGCGACCTGGCCCCCGCGGTCGCCCGCTGTCGCCGCCTGCTCGACCTCGACGCCGACCCGGTCGCGATCGACGAGACCCTCGCCCAGGACCCCGCCCTGGCCGCGGCGGTGGCTGTCGAGCCGGGAGTACGCCTCCCCCGCGCCGTCGACGGCTTCGAGATGGCGCTGCGCGCCATCACCACCCAACAGGTCTCCCTCCAGTCCGCCAGAACCACCCTCACCCGCCTCCTCCAGGCAGCCACCCCCACCCCCACCGGCCCGGGTGATCATGAAGTTGTTGCCCATGGACACGGCGTGTCAGAACAACAACTTCATGATCAACGCGAGCGGGAGCGCGGGCCGGGCGCGGCGCTGCGGGGGTTTGTCAGCGCGGGGGAGGTGGTGGGGTTGGGAGACAGCGCGTTCGGGATGCCGGTGGCGCGGCGGGAGACGATCCGGGCGCTGGCGCGGGCGGTCGTGGACGGGGAGCTCGAGCTGGAGCCGGGCGGGGACCGGGAGGAGACCGTGCGGCGGCTGACGGCGCTGCCCGGGATCGGGCCGTGGACCGCCGGCTACGTGGCGATGCGGGCCCTGGGCGACCCGGACGTCTTCCTCCCCACCGACCTCGCCGTCCGCCGGGGCGCGGCCGCGCTCGGCCTGCCCACCGACCCGAAGACCCTCGACGCGTACGCCGACCGCTGGCGCCCCTGGCGGTCGTACGCCGTGATCCGACTCTGGAGAGCAGCATGA
- a CDS encoding methylated-DNA--[protein]-cysteine S-methyltransferase translates to MTTLDSTVIDTHTGPLSILTGPDGAVRAAGFTADPAGLLPLTHPSLRGELRHRPELGPVTAAVRSYLDGDLTAIDAVPVEQHSGGSFLTHAWQVLREVKPGEPVTYTGFAGLAGRPAAVRAAAAACARNAAALFVPCHRVLRTDGTLGGYRWGLEVKRWLLHHEAMSRQ, encoded by the coding sequence ATGACCACCCTGGACAGCACCGTCATCGACACCCACACTGGCCCGCTGAGCATCCTGACCGGCCCCGACGGGGCGGTCCGCGCGGCCGGCTTCACCGCCGACCCGGCCGGCCTGCTGCCGCTGACCCACCCGAGCCTGCGCGGCGAGCTGCGGCACCGGCCGGAGCTCGGCCCGGTGACCGCCGCCGTCCGCTCCTACCTGGATGGTGACCTGACCGCGATCGACGCGGTGCCGGTGGAGCAGCACAGCGGCGGCTCGTTCCTGACCCACGCCTGGCAGGTGCTCCGCGAGGTGAAGCCGGGCGAGCCGGTGACGTACACCGGTTTCGCCGGGCTGGCCGGGCGCCCGGCGGCGGTCCGCGCCGCCGCGGCCGCCTGCGCCCGCAACGCCGCCGCGCTCTTCGTCCCCTGCCACCGGGTGCTGCGCACCGACGGAACGCTCGGCGGCTACCGCTGGGGGCTGGAGGTGAAGCGGTGGCTGCTGCACCACGAGGCCATGAGCAGGCAGTGA